The Pseudomonas baetica genome includes a region encoding these proteins:
- the eat gene encoding ethanolamine permease: protein MNTQLKPTLGTLHLWGIAVGLVISGEYFGWSYGWGVAGTLGFLVTSFMVATMYTCFIFSFTELTTAIPHAGGPFAYSRRAFGEKGGLIAGLATLIEFVFAPPAIALAIGAYLNVQFPALDPKHAAVGAYIVFMGLNILGVKLAATFELIVCVLAVAELLVFMGVVAPAFSFSNFALNGWAGSDVFGAPAIAGMFAAIPFAIWFFLAIEGAAMAAEEAKDPKRTIPKAYISGILTLVLLAMGVMFFAGGVGDWRTLANINDPLPQAMKTVVGDNSGWLHMLVWIGLFGLVASFHGIILGYSRQFFALARAGYLPASLAKLSRFQTPHRAIIAGGIIGIAAIYSDGLINLGGMTLTAAMITMAVFGAIVMYIMSMLSLFKLRKSEPNLERTFRAPCYPLIPLIALVLAVVCLVAMAWFNTLIGLIFLGFMAVGFGYFLLTGQLRANAPADAMLTGH, encoded by the coding sequence ATGAACACACAACTCAAACCCACACTGGGCACGCTGCACCTGTGGGGCATTGCCGTGGGGCTGGTGATTTCCGGGGAATACTTCGGCTGGAGTTATGGCTGGGGTGTGGCCGGAACGCTGGGTTTTCTGGTGACCTCGTTCATGGTCGCCACCATGTACACCTGTTTTATCTTCAGCTTCACCGAACTGACCACCGCGATTCCCCACGCGGGCGGGCCGTTCGCCTATAGCCGTCGAGCATTTGGTGAAAAAGGCGGATTGATCGCCGGGCTGGCGACACTGATCGAATTTGTCTTCGCCCCACCCGCCATTGCCTTGGCCATCGGCGCTTACCTGAATGTGCAATTTCCGGCACTTGATCCGAAACACGCGGCAGTCGGCGCGTACATCGTGTTCATGGGCCTGAACATTCTTGGCGTGAAGCTGGCGGCAACCTTCGAGCTGATCGTCTGCGTGCTCGCCGTCGCCGAACTGCTGGTGTTCATGGGCGTGGTCGCACCCGCGTTCAGCTTCAGTAACTTCGCGCTCAATGGCTGGGCCGGTTCGGATGTGTTCGGGGCACCGGCCATTGCCGGGATGTTTGCCGCGATCCCGTTCGCCATCTGGTTCTTCCTCGCCATCGAAGGCGCGGCCATGGCCGCCGAAGAAGCCAAAGATCCGAAACGCACGATTCCGAAGGCTTACATCAGCGGCATCCTGACTCTGGTGTTACTGGCGATGGGCGTGATGTTCTTCGCCGGCGGCGTCGGCGACTGGCGCACCCTGGCCAACATCAACGATCCACTGCCGCAAGCGATGAAAACCGTGGTCGGCGACAACTCCGGCTGGCTGCATATGCTGGTATGGATTGGCCTGTTCGGGCTGGTGGCGAGTTTCCACGGAATCATTCTTGGCTATTCACGCCAGTTCTTCGCCCTCGCCCGCGCCGGTTATCTGCCCGCATCGCTGGCGAAACTGTCGCGCTTCCAGACGCCGCACCGGGCAATCATCGCCGGCGGCATCATCGGCATCGCTGCGATCTACAGCGATGGCCTGATCAACCTCGGCGGCATGACCCTCACGGCGGCGATGATCACCATGGCGGTGTTCGGCGCGATCGTGATGTACATCATGAGCATGCTCAGCCTGTTCAAGCTGCGTAAATCCGAGCCGAATCTGGAACGTACTTTTCGCGCACCGTGCTATCCGCTGATACCGCTGATTGCACTGGTGCTGGCAGTGGTTTGTCTGGTAGCCATGGCTTGGTTCAACACCTTGATCGGGCTGATTTTCCTCGGCTTCATGGCGGTGGGTTTCGGCTACTTCCTGCTCACCGGGCAACTTCGCGCCAACGCGCCGGCTGATGCGATGCTGACCGGGCATTGA
- the kdpA gene encoding potassium-transporting ATPase subunit KdpA → MHSYDYWLILAFFAVVLLPAPFLGRFYYKVMEGQRTWLTPILGPVERGCYRIAGVDAQAEQSWQKYALALLAFNLAGFLLLFSILLFQDHLPLNPQNLPGQEWTQAFNTAVSFMTNTNWQSYSGEATLSYLSQMVGLTVQNFVSAATGLAVLVALCRGIGRKSAQTLGNFWVDMTRATLYGLLPLCLLLALYLVWQGVPQTFAQYVNAVTMQGVDQVIPLGPAASQIAIKQLGTNGGGFFGVNSAHPFENPSAWSNLFEVASIILIPAALVFTFGHYVKDLRQSRAIIACMLALFLIGGATSLWAEYQPNPALNNAAVEQTAPLEGKEARFGTTATVLWSVTTTAASNGSVNGMHDSLNPLSGMVALVNMMVGEVIFGGVGAGLYGMLLNVLIAVFLAGLMIGRTPEYLGKKLQAREVQLLVVTLLVMPIGVLVLGAIAATLPGPAATISNPGPHGFSQLLYAYTSASANNGSAFGGLSANTPFHNLMLGLGMLIGRFGYILPVLALAGSLAMKKTAPIGQNSFPTHGPLFVTLLTVTILLVGGLTFLPTLALGPIAEHLSMGF, encoded by the coding sequence ATGCACAGTTATGACTATTGGCTGATCCTCGCGTTTTTCGCGGTGGTTCTGTTGCCGGCGCCGTTCCTCGGGCGCTTCTACTACAAAGTGATGGAAGGCCAGCGCACCTGGTTGACGCCGATTCTTGGCCCGGTCGAGCGCGGTTGCTATCGCATCGCCGGGGTTGATGCGCAAGCCGAACAGAGTTGGCAGAAATACGCGCTGGCCCTGCTGGCGTTCAACCTTGCCGGTTTCCTGCTGCTGTTCTCTATCCTGTTGTTCCAGGATCACCTGCCGCTGAACCCGCAAAACCTGCCGGGTCAGGAGTGGACGCAGGCGTTCAACACCGCGGTCAGTTTCATGACCAACACCAACTGGCAGTCCTACAGCGGTGAAGCGACCCTCAGCTACCTGAGCCAGATGGTCGGCCTCACCGTGCAGAACTTCGTCAGTGCCGCCACCGGCCTCGCCGTCCTGGTTGCGCTGTGCCGCGGCATCGGCCGCAAATCCGCCCAGACACTCGGCAACTTCTGGGTCGACATGACCCGCGCCACCCTCTACGGCCTGCTGCCGCTGTGCTTGTTGCTGGCGCTGTATCTGGTCTGGCAGGGCGTGCCGCAAACCTTCGCGCAGTATGTGAATGCGGTGACCATGCAAGGCGTTGATCAAGTGATCCCGCTCGGCCCGGCCGCCAGCCAGATTGCGATCAAGCAACTGGGCACCAACGGTGGTGGCTTCTTCGGCGTGAACTCCGCGCACCCGTTCGAGAACCCGAGCGCGTGGAGCAACCTGTTCGAAGTCGCCTCAATCATCCTGATCCCGGCGGCGTTGGTGTTCACCTTTGGCCACTACGTCAAAGACCTGCGCCAGAGCCGCGCGATCATCGCCTGCATGTTGGCGCTGTTCCTGATTGGCGGCGCGACTTCGCTGTGGGCCGAGTACCAACCCAACCCAGCCCTGAACAACGCCGCCGTCGAACAGACCGCACCGCTGGAAGGCAAGGAAGCACGCTTCGGCACCACCGCCACGGTGTTGTGGTCGGTGACGACGACGGCGGCTTCGAACGGCTCGGTCAATGGCATGCATGACAGCCTCAACCCGCTCAGCGGCATGGTCGCGCTGGTCAACATGATGGTCGGCGAAGTGATCTTCGGCGGCGTCGGCGCGGGGCTCTACGGCATGTTGCTCAACGTGTTGATCGCGGTGTTCCTCGCCGGTCTGATGATCGGCCGCACACCGGAATACCTCGGCAAGAAATTGCAGGCGCGGGAAGTGCAATTGCTCGTGGTGACCCTGCTGGTGATGCCGATTGGCGTACTGGTACTTGGCGCGATTGCTGCGACTTTGCCAGGCCCTGCGGCGACCATCAGCAACCCTGGCCCGCACGGTTTCAGTCAGTTGCTGTACGCCTACACCTCGGCCAGCGCCAACAACGGTTCGGCGTTCGGTGGTCTGAGTGCGAACACGCCGTTCCACAACCTGATGCTCGGTCTGGGCATGTTGATCGGTCGCTTCGGTTACATCCTCCCGGTGCTGGCATTGGCCGGTAGCCTGGCGATGAAGAAAACCGCACCGATCGGCCAGAACAGCTTCCCGACCCATGGCCCGCTGTTCGTGACCCTGTTGACCGTGACCATTTTGCTGGTGGGCGGCCTGACCTTCTTGCCGACTCTGGCGCTCGGCCCGATTGCCGAACACCTGAGCATGGGCTTCTGA
- a CDS encoding DUF2897 family protein, translated as MPWYAWLILVVAIGSIVGGLMMLRDTANKVELTDEERKRVAQRNAEADAKEAQDR; from the coding sequence ATGCCCTGGTATGCCTGGTTGATTCTGGTTGTTGCAATCGGCTCGATCGTTGGCGGATTGATGATGTTGCGAGACACCGCCAACAAGGTCGAACTGACCGATGAAGAACGCAAGCGCGTTGCACAACGCAATGCCGAAGCGGACGCCAAGGAAGCGCAAGACCGCTGA
- a CDS encoding SDR family NAD(P)-dependent oxidoreductase: protein MNSVASQGTALVTGASSGIGAIYAERLAARGFDLLLVARDQERLESAASQLRAAHGVQVKVLKADLTQKDDVLKLEQRLRSDSSLSLLVNNAGVAADGLLANANLDNLERLIQLNITTVTRLASAAAASFAKAGRGTIINIASVVALFPERFNATYSASKAYVLSLTQSLNAELDGTGVKVQAVLPGVTRTEIWERSGIDASGIPTDMVMEAGEMVDAALAGLDQGELITIPSLPDAGEWEAYVAARLVMAPNLSRSSAARRYK, encoded by the coding sequence ATGAATTCTGTTGCGTCCCAAGGTACGGCTCTGGTCACTGGCGCTTCGTCCGGTATCGGTGCGATTTACGCTGAGCGGTTGGCAGCGCGCGGGTTCGATTTGTTGTTGGTCGCCCGTGATCAGGAGCGACTGGAGAGTGCCGCGAGTCAATTGCGTGCCGCCCACGGTGTTCAGGTCAAAGTGCTCAAAGCTGATCTGACGCAAAAGGATGACGTGCTCAAACTTGAACAGCGCCTGCGCAGTGATTCAAGCCTCAGCCTGTTGGTCAACAACGCCGGCGTGGCGGCTGACGGTCTGTTGGCCAACGCCAATCTGGATAACCTGGAGCGTCTGATCCAGCTCAATATCACCACGGTCACTCGCCTGGCCTCGGCGGCGGCCGCCAGTTTCGCCAAGGCCGGTCGCGGCACGATCATCAACATCGCCTCGGTGGTGGCGCTATTTCCAGAGCGCTTCAATGCCACTTACAGCGCCAGCAAAGCTTACGTGTTGAGCCTGACTCAATCGCTGAATGCCGAACTCGACGGCACCGGAGTCAAGGTGCAAGCAGTGTTGCCCGGCGTGACCCGCACAGAAATCTGGGAACGTTCCGGGATCGATGCCAGCGGCATTCCGACAGACATGGTGATGGAGGCCGGCGAGATGGTCGATGCCGCGCTGGCAGGTCTGGATCAGGGCGAACTCATCACCATCCCTTCGTTGCCGGATGCCGGCGAGTGGGAGGCTTATGTCGCCGCGCGTCTCGTGATGGCACCGAATCTGTCCCGCAGTTCGGCGGCCCGTCGCTACAAGTAA
- the kdpF gene encoding K(+)-transporting ATPase subunit F has translation MSVLDGVSLLLAVGLFIYLLVALLRADRN, from the coding sequence ATGAGCGTTCTGGACGGGGTGTCACTGCTACTGGCAGTGGGGCTGTTCATTTATCTGTTGGTTGCGCTGTTGCGCGCGGATCGGAACTAG
- the kdpC gene encoding potassium-transporting ATPase subunit KdpC: MSTMIRPALSLLVLMTLVTGVAYPLVVTGVAQVAFPAQANGSLVHDADGKVRGSSLIAQDFVGDAWFHPRPSAGAFATVSSSASNLAPSNPALATRVIDDANKLQVPGQGPVPLALLTTSGSGLDPHLPPAAIAYQLARVAAARNLPVSTVQQLLDAHIEQPLVGPPVVNVLELNMALEKL; the protein is encoded by the coding sequence ATGTCCACAATGATACGTCCGGCCCTGAGCCTGCTGGTGCTGATGACCCTGGTCACCGGCGTCGCCTACCCACTGGTAGTCACGGGCGTTGCCCAGGTCGCGTTCCCCGCTCAAGCCAATGGCAGTCTGGTCCACGATGCCGACGGCAAAGTCCGTGGCTCATCGCTGATCGCGCAGGATTTTGTCGGCGATGCCTGGTTCCACCCACGCCCATCTGCCGGTGCGTTTGCTACCGTGTCCAGCAGCGCAAGCAACCTGGCGCCAAGCAATCCGGCGCTCGCCACGCGAGTGATCGACGACGCCAACAAGTTGCAAGTCCCTGGGCAAGGCCCGGTGCCGCTGGCGCTGTTGACCACCTCGGGCAGCGGTCTCGATCCGCACTTGCCACCGGCGGCAATTGCCTATCAACTGGCGCGAGTTGCGGCCGCACGCAATCTGCCGGTGTCGACCGTGCAGCAGTTGCTTGATGCCCACATCGAACAGCCGCTGGTGGGGCCGCCTGTGGTGAATGTGCTGGAGCTGAACATGGCACTGGAAAAACTCTGA
- the kdpB gene encoding potassium-transporting ATPase subunit KdpB yields the protein MNMPAIKPAAVKAPEQAKTAISALWRPALVQAFVKLDPRQLKRSPVMLVVELTAIFTTVLCFIPDADVPTFVAAQIALWLWFTVLFANFAEALAEGRGKARADSLKAGSEGLSARRKQANGSFQVVPAASLRKGDIVRVEAGEMIPGDGEVIEGIAAVNEAAITGESAPVIRESGGDRSAVTGNTRLVSDWLLVKITVNPGESTLDRMIALVEGAKRQKTPNEVALDILLIGLTLIFLLVVVTLQPFAHFANGSLPLVFLVALLVTLIPTTIGGLLSAIGIAGMDRLVRLNVIAKSGRAVEAAGDVHVLLLDKTGTITFGNRRCSAVYAAPGVTGRDLAEGALFASLADDTAEGKSIVEYLRGLHPQPEPAPETLTAVPFSAETRLSGVDYQGRVYRKGAVDSLLSFLGQKRADLAPALSREIDKIAQSGGTPLLVCADGKLLGAIHLKDVVKPGIRERFAELRKLGIRTVMVTGDNPLTAAAIAAEAGVDDVLAEATPEKKLARIRHEQNDGRLVAMCGDGANDAPALAQADVGMAMNDGTQAAREAANMVDLDSDPTKLLDVVQIGKELLVTRGALTTFSIANDVAKYFAILPALFASIYPQLGVLNIMHLTSPQSAILSAIVFNALIIVVLIPLALRGVRVQAASAAALLRRNLLIYGVGGILVPFVGIKAIDMLLTALHLV from the coding sequence ATGAATATGCCCGCAATCAAACCCGCCGCCGTCAAGGCGCCGGAACAAGCGAAAACCGCGATCTCGGCGTTGTGGCGTCCGGCGCTGGTGCAAGCTTTCGTCAAGCTCGACCCACGGCAATTAAAGCGCTCGCCGGTGATGCTGGTGGTCGAACTGACCGCGATTTTCACCACCGTGCTGTGCTTCATTCCCGACGCCGATGTGCCGACCTTCGTCGCCGCGCAAATTGCATTGTGGCTGTGGTTCACCGTGCTGTTCGCCAACTTCGCCGAGGCCTTGGCCGAAGGTCGCGGCAAGGCCCGCGCCGACAGTCTCAAGGCCGGCAGCGAAGGCCTCAGCGCCCGCCGCAAACAGGCCAATGGCAGCTTTCAGGTCGTGCCTGCTGCCAGCTTGCGTAAAGGCGATATCGTGCGCGTCGAAGCCGGGGAGATGATCCCCGGTGACGGCGAAGTCATCGAAGGCATCGCCGCTGTCAACGAAGCGGCGATTACCGGTGAGTCTGCGCCGGTGATCCGTGAGTCCGGCGGCGACCGCTCGGCGGTCACCGGCAACACTCGACTGGTGTCGGACTGGTTGCTGGTGAAGATCACCGTCAATCCCGGCGAATCGACCCTCGACCGCATGATCGCACTGGTCGAAGGCGCCAAGCGCCAGAAAACCCCGAACGAAGTGGCGCTGGACATCCTGCTGATCGGCCTGACCCTGATCTTCCTGTTGGTGGTCGTCACCCTGCAACCGTTTGCCCACTTTGCCAACGGCAGCCTGCCGCTGGTGTTCCTCGTGGCGCTGCTGGTCACGCTGATTCCGACCACTATCGGCGGCCTGCTTTCGGCCATCGGTATCGCCGGGATGGATCGTCTGGTGCGCCTGAACGTGATCGCCAAGTCCGGCCGCGCGGTGGAAGCAGCGGGCGACGTGCATGTGCTGCTGCTGGACAAGACCGGCACCATCACCTTCGGTAACCGTCGCTGCAGCGCGGTGTATGCCGCGCCGGGTGTCACGGGTCGCGATCTGGCGGAAGGCGCGTTGTTCGCCTCGCTGGCGGATGACACCGCCGAAGGTAAATCCATCGTCGAGTACCTGCGCGGCCTGCACCCGCAGCCTGAACCGGCGCCGGAAACCTTGACCGCCGTGCCGTTCAGCGCCGAAACCCGCTTGTCCGGTGTTGACTATCAGGGCCGTGTTTATCGCAAAGGTGCGGTGGATTCGCTGCTGAGTTTCCTTGGCCAGAAACGCGCTGATCTGGCACCCGCGCTGTCGCGGGAAATCGACAAGATCGCGCAGAGCGGCGGCACACCGTTGCTGGTCTGCGCCGACGGCAAACTGCTCGGTGCGATCCATCTCAAGGACGTGGTCAAACCAGGCATCCGCGAGCGTTTTGCCGAACTGCGCAAACTGGGGATTCGCACCGTAATGGTCACCGGCGACAACCCGCTGACCGCTGCCGCCATCGCTGCTGAAGCCGGCGTGGATGACGTGCTGGCTGAAGCGACCCCGGAGAAAAAACTGGCGCGCATTCGTCACGAGCAAAACGACGGTCGCCTGGTTGCCATGTGCGGCGACGGTGCCAACGATGCCCCGGCGCTGGCGCAGGCTGACGTGGGTATGGCGATGAACGACGGCACCCAGGCAGCGCGTGAAGCGGCGAACATGGTCGACCTCGACAGCGACCCGACCAAGCTGCTCGACGTGGTGCAGATCGGTAAGGAATTGCTGGTGACTCGCGGCGCGTTGACGACCTTTTCCATCGCCAACGACGTGGCCAAATACTTCGCGATCCTGCCGGCGCTGTTCGCCTCGATCTACCCGCAACTGGGCGTGCTGAACATCATGCACCTGACCAGTCCGCAGAGCGCGATCCTGTCGGCCATCGTCTTCAACGCGTTGATCATTGTCGTGCTGATTCCGTTGGCATTGCGTGGCGTGCGCGTGCAGGCGGCGAGCGCGGCGGCGTTGCTGCGACGCAATCTGTTGATCTACGGGGTGGGCGGGATTCTGGTGCCGTTCGTGGGGATCAAGGCGATCGATATGTTGCTCACGGCGTTGCATCTGGTTTGA
- a CDS encoding TetR/AcrR family transcriptional regulator translates to MRYSQDHKAQTHQRIIKEASARFRKDGIGATGLQPLMKALGLTHGGFYSHFKSKDDLVEKALQEAGAQVAGLCAEIFAQDNSLELFIDTYLSEWHQTSPDEGCPLLTISSELGLRGQPSPTSDAVLNARLEQIENTLEGDNSADRAIVIMSTLVGALLLSRSVADAGFAQRILDVTRDHLKRSED, encoded by the coding sequence ATGCGTTACTCGCAGGATCACAAAGCCCAGACCCATCAGCGCATCATCAAGGAAGCTTCAGCACGGTTTCGCAAGGACGGGATTGGCGCGACAGGTTTGCAACCGTTGATGAAAGCGCTCGGGCTGACCCATGGCGGCTTTTATTCGCACTTCAAGTCCAAGGATGATCTGGTTGAAAAAGCCTTGCAGGAGGCCGGTGCGCAGGTCGCCGGGTTGTGCGCGGAAATCTTTGCTCAGGACAACTCGCTTGAGTTGTTCATTGACACCTATCTCTCCGAATGGCACCAGACCTCACCGGATGAAGGTTGCCCCCTGCTGACCATTTCTTCAGAGCTCGGCCTGCGCGGGCAGCCCAGCCCCACCAGCGACGCGGTGCTCAACGCGCGTCTTGAGCAGATCGAAAATACCCTTGAAGGTGACAACAGCGCCGACCGCGCCATCGTCATCATGTCGACGCTGGTCGGCGCTCTTTTGCTGTCACGCAGCGTCGCGGATGCCGGCTTTGCCCAGCGCATCCTCGACGTCACCCGCGACCATCTCAAGCGGTCCGAAGATTAA
- the fabF gene encoding beta-ketoacyl-ACP synthase II — MDQRRVVVTGMGLVSPLGSDVEVVWQRLLAGRSGLRSLPDAVVADLPAKIGGAVPTLEEDAEAGFGPDRATPPKEQKKMDRFILFAMEAARQALEQAGWHPSEAKDQERTATIIGSGVGGFGAIADAVRTTDSRGPRRLSPFTIPSFLVNLAAGHVSIQHGLKGPLGAPVTACVAGVQAIGDATRLIRAGEADIAVCGGAEAAIDRVSLAGFAAARALSSGYNDTPERASRPFDSGRDGFVMGEGAGLLVIESLEHALARGAQPLAELVGYGTTADAYHLTAGPEDGSGARRAMELALAQAGITPEQVQHLNAHATSTPVGDLGELAAIKSVFGSQNKIAVTSTKSATGHLLGAAGGLEAIFTLLAIRDQVVPPTLNFENPDPASKGVDIVHGQARSMPIEYALSNGFGFGGVNASVLFKRWQA, encoded by the coding sequence ATGGATCAGCGTCGAGTAGTCGTCACGGGCATGGGCCTGGTATCACCCTTGGGCAGCGACGTCGAAGTCGTTTGGCAGCGGTTGCTGGCCGGGCGTTCTGGATTGCGCAGCTTGCCGGATGCGGTGGTCGCTGATTTGCCCGCGAAAATTGGTGGTGCGGTGCCAACCCTGGAAGAGGACGCCGAGGCGGGGTTCGGTCCTGACCGTGCCACGCCGCCTAAAGAACAGAAGAAGATGGATCGTTTCATTCTGTTCGCGATGGAGGCTGCTCGGCAGGCGCTGGAGCAGGCGGGATGGCATCCATCCGAGGCAAAAGATCAAGAGCGTACGGCGACGATCATCGGTTCCGGTGTCGGCGGCTTTGGTGCGATTGCCGATGCAGTACGTACCACTGACAGTCGCGGCCCCCGACGACTGTCGCCCTTCACCATTCCCTCCTTTCTGGTCAATCTGGCGGCCGGGCACGTGTCAATTCAGCATGGTCTCAAAGGGCCGTTGGGCGCACCGGTGACTGCCTGCGTTGCCGGGGTTCAGGCCATTGGTGATGCAACGCGATTGATTCGCGCCGGTGAAGCGGATATCGCGGTGTGCGGCGGGGCGGAGGCAGCAATCGATCGGGTCAGTCTGGCGGGGTTTGCGGCGGCACGGGCGCTGTCCAGCGGCTACAACGACACACCTGAACGTGCTTCACGTCCATTCGACAGCGGTCGTGACGGTTTTGTGATGGGCGAAGGCGCGGGTCTATTGGTGATCGAATCTCTGGAACACGCCTTGGCACGTGGCGCACAACCCTTGGCCGAACTGGTCGGTTACGGCACTACGGCCGACGCCTATCACCTGACAGCCGGGCCTGAAGACGGCAGTGGTGCGCGGCGAGCAATGGAACTGGCTCTGGCTCAAGCCGGTATCACGCCGGAGCAGGTGCAGCACCTGAACGCTCACGCCACTTCCACGCCGGTAGGCGATCTAGGCGAGCTGGCGGCCATCAAGAGTGTGTTCGGCTCGCAGAACAAAATCGCCGTGACTTCGACCAAATCCGCGACCGGACATCTGTTGGGTGCTGCCGGCGGGCTCGAGGCGATTTTCACGTTGTTGGCGATTCGTGATCAGGTGGTACCGCCGACACTTAACTTCGAAAATCCCGATCCTGCCAGTAAAGGCGTGGACATCGTCCACGGCCAGGCCCGGTCGATGCCGATCGAATACGCCTTGTCCAACGGCTTCGGTTTCGGCGGCGTGAATGCCAGCGTGCTGTTCAAACGTTGGCAGGCTTAA